A DNA window from Engystomops pustulosus chromosome 6, aEngPut4.maternal, whole genome shotgun sequence contains the following coding sequences:
- the GMEB2 gene encoding glucocorticoid modulatory element-binding protein 2 isoform X2 translates to MATPDVSVHVEEVVVVTTPDHIMDGNGMEEVKAVLVTTNRTLSEEALDSENIAAAAAYSTSTELKEAVLVKMGDEEEEALEAEIAYPITCGESKANLLWRKFVCPGINVKCVQYDDHLISPKEFVHLAGKSTLKDWKRAIRMNGVMLRKIMDSGELDFYQHSKVCSNTCRSTKIDVTGSRVSLCSQVSTEYIPITTASSDNFTVNGNPTTITIETCENSGEWGTTIADDTLGFWQGLRDAGLLGEVIQEFHQELLETMKGLKQRLQTPPIQLQDAMLLNNIVQNFGMLDLIKKVLAGHKSQMDRSREQYTRDLAALEQQCDEHRRRAKELKHKSQHLNNVLMTLTPVSVPQPTKRPRLTRATSGPAAISSQVSSQPAQITLPQGMSLSQLTSLPFSKVLSSSIPSSSSSTVKNSNSQTSSPSSPVLGGYTILTPSGSNFPNTLEIHPDSSNLTVLSTAAMQDSNTVLKVVSPIQLLTLQGLGATIQNLAQIAPAGSTIVAVPCESGDGEEEHTTIEVTSLSEEQK, encoded by the exons ATGGCGACCCCAGATGTGAGCGTGCACGTGGAAGAAGTGGTGGTGGTAACCACACCTGATCACATTATGGATGGGAATGGTATGGAAGAGGTGAAAGCTGTTCTTGTTACTACCAATAG GACACTGTCAGAAGAAGCCCTCGATTCCGAGAACATAGCAGCTGCAGCCGCATATAGTACATCTACAGAACTGAAAGAGGCAGTATTAG TGAAGATGGGCGATGAGGAAGAGGAGGCTCTGGAGGCAGAAATTGCTTATCCAATTACATGTGGGGAGAGCAAGGCCAATCTCCTGTGGAGAAAGTTTGTATGTCCAGGGATTAACGTCAAATGTGTACAG TATGATGACCACTTAATAAGTCCAAAGGAGTTTGTCCACTTGGCTGGAAAATCCACACTGAAGGACTGGAAGAGGGCAATTCGTATGAATGGTGTTATGCTCAG AAAGATAATGGACTCTGGAGAGCTGGATTTTTATCAACACTCAAAGGTCTGCTCAAATACCTGCCGAAGCACCAAGATTGATGTGACAGGAAGCCGGGTGTCACTCTGCAGTCAAGTGTCTACAGAGTATATTCCAATTACAACTGCCTCTAGTGATA ATTTTACAGTGAATGGGAACCCAACTACAATCACTATTGAAACATGTGAAAATTCAGGAGAATGGGGCACCACGATTGCTG aTGACACCCTGGGGTTTTGGCAAGGTTTGCGTGATGCAGGGCTACTGGGGGAGGTCATACAAGAGTTTCATCAAGAGCTGTTGGAGACCATGAAAGGACTGAAGCAGCGACTGCAGACACCACCCATACAGCTACAAG ATGCCATGTTGCTCAACAACATTGTCCAAAATTTTGGGATGTTGGACCTCATTAAGAAGGTGTTAGCCGGTCACAAGAGCCAAATGGACCGGTCCAGAGAACAATACACAAGGGATCTGGCAG CACTGGAGCAGCAATGTGATGAACATCGACGAAGAGCTAAAGAACTGAAACACAAATCTCAGCACCTAAACAACGTTTTGATGACTCTAACACCAGTCAGTGTGCCTCAGCCCACCAAACGACCACGATTAACCAGAGCCACGTCCGGTCCTGCTGCCATCAGCTCCCAGGTCTCTTCTCAGCCAGCACAGATCACTTTGCCACAAGGAATGTCTCTCTCTCAGCTGACCAGTCTCCCCTTCAGTAAAGTACTCTCCAGCTCCATCCCATCTTCCTCTAGCTCCACTGTCAAGAACTCAAACTCTCAGACTAGCTCTCCGTCATCCCCCGTTTTGGGGGGTTATACTATACTTACCCCTTCTGGGAGCAATTTTCCTAATACACTGGAGATTCACCCTGACTCATCCAATCTCACAGTCCTGAGTACAGCCGCCATGCAAGACAGTAACACTGTTCTTAAAGTAGTGAGTCCAATCCAGTTGCTGACACTGCAGGGCCTGGGTGCAACAATACAAAATCTGGCTCAAATAGCACCAGCTGGAAGCACTATAGTAGCTGTGCCTTGTGAGTCTGGGGACGGAGAAGAGGAGCATACCACCATAGAAGTGACGTCATTGTCCGAGGAACAGAAATAG
- the GMEB2 gene encoding glucocorticoid modulatory element-binding protein 2 isoform X1: protein MATPDVSVHVEEVVVVTTPDHIMDGNGMEEVKAVLVTTNSPIWNGQELRLPWVGSSDASAPGVFRTLSEEALDSENIAAAAAYSTSTELKEAVLVKMGDEEEEALEAEIAYPITCGESKANLLWRKFVCPGINVKCVQYDDHLISPKEFVHLAGKSTLKDWKRAIRMNGVMLRKIMDSGELDFYQHSKVCSNTCRSTKIDVTGSRVSLCSQVSTEYIPITTASSDNFTVNGNPTTITIETCENSGEWGTTIADDTLGFWQGLRDAGLLGEVIQEFHQELLETMKGLKQRLQTPPIQLQDAMLLNNIVQNFGMLDLIKKVLAGHKSQMDRSREQYTRDLAALEQQCDEHRRRAKELKHKSQHLNNVLMTLTPVSVPQPTKRPRLTRATSGPAAISSQVSSQPAQITLPQGMSLSQLTSLPFSKVLSSSIPSSSSSTVKNSNSQTSSPSSPVLGGYTILTPSGSNFPNTLEIHPDSSNLTVLSTAAMQDSNTVLKVVSPIQLLTLQGLGATIQNLAQIAPAGSTIVAVPCESGDGEEEHTTIEVTSLSEEQK from the exons ATGGCGACCCCAGATGTGAGCGTGCACGTGGAAGAAGTGGTGGTGGTAACCACACCTGATCACATTATGGATGGGAATGGTATGGAAGAGGTGAAAGCTGTTCTTGTTACTACCAATAG TCCAATCTGGAATGGGCAGGAGCTGAGGCTGCCCTGGGTTGGCAGTAGTGATGCCTCTGCGCCTGGAGTCTTCAG GACACTGTCAGAAGAAGCCCTCGATTCCGAGAACATAGCAGCTGCAGCCGCATATAGTACATCTACAGAACTGAAAGAGGCAGTATTAG TGAAGATGGGCGATGAGGAAGAGGAGGCTCTGGAGGCAGAAATTGCTTATCCAATTACATGTGGGGAGAGCAAGGCCAATCTCCTGTGGAGAAAGTTTGTATGTCCAGGGATTAACGTCAAATGTGTACAG TATGATGACCACTTAATAAGTCCAAAGGAGTTTGTCCACTTGGCTGGAAAATCCACACTGAAGGACTGGAAGAGGGCAATTCGTATGAATGGTGTTATGCTCAG AAAGATAATGGACTCTGGAGAGCTGGATTTTTATCAACACTCAAAGGTCTGCTCAAATACCTGCCGAAGCACCAAGATTGATGTGACAGGAAGCCGGGTGTCACTCTGCAGTCAAGTGTCTACAGAGTATATTCCAATTACAACTGCCTCTAGTGATA ATTTTACAGTGAATGGGAACCCAACTACAATCACTATTGAAACATGTGAAAATTCAGGAGAATGGGGCACCACGATTGCTG aTGACACCCTGGGGTTTTGGCAAGGTTTGCGTGATGCAGGGCTACTGGGGGAGGTCATACAAGAGTTTCATCAAGAGCTGTTGGAGACCATGAAAGGACTGAAGCAGCGACTGCAGACACCACCCATACAGCTACAAG ATGCCATGTTGCTCAACAACATTGTCCAAAATTTTGGGATGTTGGACCTCATTAAGAAGGTGTTAGCCGGTCACAAGAGCCAAATGGACCGGTCCAGAGAACAATACACAAGGGATCTGGCAG CACTGGAGCAGCAATGTGATGAACATCGACGAAGAGCTAAAGAACTGAAACACAAATCTCAGCACCTAAACAACGTTTTGATGACTCTAACACCAGTCAGTGTGCCTCAGCCCACCAAACGACCACGATTAACCAGAGCCACGTCCGGTCCTGCTGCCATCAGCTCCCAGGTCTCTTCTCAGCCAGCACAGATCACTTTGCCACAAGGAATGTCTCTCTCTCAGCTGACCAGTCTCCCCTTCAGTAAAGTACTCTCCAGCTCCATCCCATCTTCCTCTAGCTCCACTGTCAAGAACTCAAACTCTCAGACTAGCTCTCCGTCATCCCCCGTTTTGGGGGGTTATACTATACTTACCCCTTCTGGGAGCAATTTTCCTAATACACTGGAGATTCACCCTGACTCATCCAATCTCACAGTCCTGAGTACAGCCGCCATGCAAGACAGTAACACTGTTCTTAAAGTAGTGAGTCCAATCCAGTTGCTGACACTGCAGGGCCTGGGTGCAACAATACAAAATCTGGCTCAAATAGCACCAGCTGGAAGCACTATAGTAGCTGTGCCTTGTGAGTCTGGGGACGGAGAAGAGGAGCATACCACCATAGAAGTGACGTCATTGTCCGAGGAACAGAAATAG